One region of Litorilinea aerophila genomic DNA includes:
- a CDS encoding GHMP family kinase ATP-binding protein, with product MNSSTRFTASQRPEVPPVRVNPPEEEQVARLVARLQQIHPVDPATIQVVRAPLRICPLGAHIDHQLGIVTGMTIDQAILLAFAPAADATFHVESLNFPEAVTFPAAQVPPYRRGDWGNYLRGAVLALQQRFRLDRGFVGVVGGAMPIGGLSSSAAVTIAYLLALEALNGLQLSPGDNVELVRYTENRYIGLNNGILDQSVILFSQERHLTRIDCRDLAIDRVATPLPVDGPTPAFEILAVYSGVTHVLVGTDYNSRVAECQEATRQLLGFVGQEAGPDPRLRQVDPAIFHAEGHRLSPPLHRRALHFFGEMERVEAGVAAWQAGDLARFGELMNRSGESSIRYYECGSPQLITLYEVLRETPGVYGTRFSGAGFRGNCIALIDPARREEIAAAIHARYPAAHPEEAPRYSIHFCRPDGHARLLQGVAERGLGRA from the coding sequence ATGAACTCATCAACCCGTTTCACAGCATCCCAGCGGCCCGAGGTCCCCCCTGTGCGGGTCAACCCGCCGGAGGAGGAACAGGTGGCCCGGCTGGTGGCCCGGCTGCAGCAGATTCACCCGGTGGATCCGGCGACGATCCAGGTGGTGCGGGCGCCCCTGCGCATCTGCCCCCTGGGCGCGCACATCGACCACCAGTTGGGCATCGTCACCGGCATGACCATCGACCAGGCCATCCTGCTGGCCTTCGCGCCGGCAGCCGACGCCACTTTCCACGTGGAAAGCCTCAACTTCCCCGAAGCCGTCACCTTCCCGGCCGCCCAGGTGCCCCCCTATCGCCGGGGCGACTGGGGCAACTACCTGCGGGGGGCAGTGCTGGCCCTGCAACAGCGCTTCCGGCTGGACCGGGGATTTGTGGGCGTGGTGGGCGGCGCCATGCCCATCGGCGGCCTGAGCTCCTCGGCGGCGGTGACCATCGCCTACCTGCTGGCCCTGGAAGCCCTCAATGGCCTCCAGCTCTCTCCCGGCGATAACGTGGAGCTGGTCCGCTACACCGAGAACCGCTACATCGGCCTCAACAACGGCATCCTGGACCAGTCGGTGATCCTCTTCAGCCAGGAGCGCCACCTGACCCGCATCGATTGCCGGGATCTGGCCATCGACCGGGTGGCCACGCCCCTGCCGGTGGATGGGCCGACGCCCGCCTTCGAGATCCTGGCCGTCTACTCGGGCGTGACCCACGTGCTGGTGGGCACCGACTACAACAGCCGGGTGGCCGAGTGCCAGGAAGCCACCCGCCAGCTGTTGGGCTTTGTGGGCCAGGAGGCCGGGCCGGATCCCCGCCTGCGCCAGGTGGACCCGGCCATCTTCCACGCCGAGGGCCACCGGCTGTCCCCGCCGCTCCATCGCCGCGCGCTCCACTTCTTCGGCGAGATGGAACGGGTGGAGGCCGGCGTGGCCGCCTGGCAGGCCGGCGACCTGGCCCGCTTCGGCGAACTGATGAACCGGTCGGGCGAGAGCTCCATCCGCTACTACGAATGCGGCAGCCCCCAGCTCATCACCCTGTACGAAGTGTTGCGGGAGACGCCCGGCGTCTACGGCACCCGCTTCAGCGGCGCCGGCTTCCGGGGCAACTGCATCGCCCTGATCGACCCGGCCCGCCGGGAAGAGATCGCGGCGGCCATCCACGCCCGCTATCCCGCCGCCCACCCCGAGGAAGCGCCCCGCTATAGCATCCACTTCTGCCGGCCGGATGGCCACGCCCGGCTGCTGCAGGGGGTCGCTGAGCGTGGCCTGGGGAGGGCGTGA
- a CDS encoding DUF4129 domain-containing protein gives MNWKRWHWLDDGLLPAGLAVLRACWLWPWLRLLQALLMPSTPQAVVPLPWLVGLPLAGVLTVRLLVPPPDPEAEGQKPDVPWRARMAAAVAGLLALLLLLWWQLYRADGPLWGTAWLAHLGDELIHWGAEAPAPVVLGMVGAYLWLRGTQDASRPIAHDDVWGTVVAGAALIVLYLLLTAGTALGTLVDMTRVVMTFFAVAMAMLALTSLKITVGLARALGNRRGSAARMPSLNRYWLISVGTVIALLLGLGLLLGWIIAPEQIAQVMAWGSTVLGYIGRAVGSVLLAIGYVIFVVLYHIFRLLSPLISRLLNLLGESELGDTLEEMVTPTPEPLMAEPAPIPDAYRWTGLFVAVALLLLAFALALRRMRAVASEEPDEVRESILSSDLLQEQLAGLLRNWLGRLRTGARAISPFLALDGEAETRRVIRQIYQQFLQRRRAEGLPRRPPQTPAEYQATLDASLGDANRPAAVITRHYIHARYAQDPPAGDAVAEVQAAWADLEQSAPGDQPAGQE, from the coding sequence ATGAACTGGAAACGCTGGCACTGGCTGGATGACGGCCTGCTGCCGGCGGGCCTGGCCGTGTTGCGGGCCTGCTGGCTGTGGCCGTGGCTTCGCCTGCTCCAGGCCCTCCTCATGCCGTCCACGCCCCAGGCCGTGGTGCCCCTCCCCTGGCTGGTGGGCCTGCCCCTGGCCGGCGTGCTCACGGTGCGCCTGCTGGTGCCCCCGCCGGACCCGGAAGCCGAGGGCCAGAAGCCGGATGTGCCCTGGCGCGCCCGAATGGCTGCCGCCGTGGCCGGCCTGCTGGCCCTGTTGCTCCTCCTCTGGTGGCAGCTCTACCGGGCCGACGGGCCGCTGTGGGGCACGGCCTGGCTGGCCCACCTGGGGGACGAGCTCATCCACTGGGGAGCCGAGGCGCCGGCCCCGGTGGTCTTGGGCATGGTGGGCGCCTACCTGTGGCTGCGGGGCACCCAGGACGCCAGCCGCCCCATCGCCCACGACGACGTGTGGGGCACGGTGGTGGCAGGTGCTGCCCTCATCGTCCTCTACCTCCTCCTGACCGCGGGCACAGCCCTGGGCACCCTGGTGGACATGACCCGGGTGGTGATGACCTTCTTTGCCGTGGCCATGGCCATGCTGGCCCTGACCAGCCTGAAGATCACCGTGGGCCTGGCCCGGGCCCTGGGCAACCGACGGGGCAGCGCCGCCCGCATGCCCTCCCTCAACCGCTACTGGCTCATCAGCGTGGGTACGGTGATTGCGCTGCTGTTGGGGCTGGGGCTGCTCCTGGGCTGGATCATCGCGCCGGAGCAGATCGCGCAGGTCATGGCCTGGGGAAGCACCGTGCTGGGCTACATCGGCCGGGCCGTGGGCAGCGTGCTGCTGGCCATCGGCTACGTCATCTTCGTCGTCCTCTACCACATCTTCAGGCTGCTGAGCCCCCTCATCTCCCGGCTGCTGAACTTGCTGGGCGAGTCGGAACTGGGCGACACCCTGGAAGAGATGGTCACGCCTACCCCCGAGCCCCTCATGGCCGAGCCGGCGCCCATCCCCGACGCCTATCGCTGGACAGGCCTCTTCGTGGCCGTGGCGCTGCTGCTCCTGGCCTTTGCCCTGGCCCTGCGCCGGATGCGGGCCGTGGCCAGCGAAGAGCCGGACGAGGTGCGGGAGTCCATCCTGAGCAGCGACCTGTTGCAGGAGCAGCTGGCCGGGCTGCTGCGCAACTGGCTGGGCCGCCTGCGCACCGGCGCCCGGGCCATCAGCCCCTTCCTGGCCCTGGACGGGGAGGCGGAAACCCGGCGTGTCATCCGCCAGATCTACCAGCAGTTCCTCCAGCGGCGGCGGGCAGAAGGCCTGCCCCGTCGCCCGCCCCAAACCCCCGCCGAGTACCAGGCCACCCTGGATGCCAGCCTGGGGGATGCCAACCGGCCCGCGGCCGTGATCACCCGGCACTACATCCACGCCCGCTACGCCCAGGATCCCCCCGCTGGCGATGCTGTGGCCGAGGTGCAGGCCGCCTGGGCCGACCTGGAGCAGTCCGCGCCTGGCGACCAGCCCGCCGGCCAGGAGTAG
- a CDS encoding DUF58 domain-containing protein, with amino-acid sequence MSRLGWITIGALGVVSILLRHELLFLITVILALLAATSALWARYCLHAVSYRRHFDHTRLFFGEETYFYLEVVNAKILPLPWLRIDDEIPAALDVAQITRDEEEPTERRRMVTTLSLRWYERVTRRYRIRGTRRGVWHFGPAQLRSGDIFGFEIRRKSLDTIDRVVVYPRMVPVTQLGLPAHHPLGAHRSPRPLFEDPIRLMGARDYTQGDNFRHIHWKATAHRQRLQTKLFEPSTTHPLALFLNADTAAENLFGLGQDWDLLELAITVAASVGREAWEAGYPVGLYSNALIGARHVRIRPRTGPRQLPILLEALARIDSRGRWPIANVLQTETASLPYGSTVVLVTALLDDRLERLLLDLPRRELGVALITLGRARPSRPLVNVRHFHVGTEKKWDELETLALAG; translated from the coding sequence ATGAGCCGGCTGGGATGGATCACCATCGGCGCCCTGGGGGTGGTGAGCATCCTCCTGCGCCACGAGCTCCTCTTCCTGATCACCGTCATCCTGGCCCTGCTGGCCGCCACCTCTGCCCTGTGGGCCCGCTACTGCCTGCACGCCGTCTCTTACCGGCGCCACTTCGACCACACCCGCCTCTTCTTCGGCGAGGAGACGTACTTCTACCTGGAGGTGGTCAACGCCAAGATCCTTCCCCTGCCCTGGCTGCGCATCGACGACGAGATCCCGGCCGCGCTGGATGTGGCCCAGATCACCCGGGACGAAGAGGAGCCCACCGAGCGGCGACGCATGGTCACCACCCTCTCCCTGCGCTGGTACGAACGGGTGACCCGTCGCTACCGCATCCGGGGAACCCGGCGGGGCGTCTGGCACTTCGGACCGGCTCAGCTCCGCTCGGGCGACATCTTCGGCTTTGAGATCCGGCGCAAGAGCCTGGACACCATCGACCGGGTTGTGGTCTACCCGCGCATGGTGCCCGTCACCCAGCTGGGGCTGCCTGCCCACCACCCCCTGGGTGCCCACCGCAGCCCCCGCCCCCTTTTCGAAGATCCCATCCGCCTGATGGGCGCGCGGGACTATACCCAGGGCGACAACTTTCGCCATATCCACTGGAAGGCCACCGCCCACCGCCAGCGCCTGCAGACCAAGCTTTTCGAGCCTTCCACCACCCACCCCCTGGCCCTCTTCCTCAACGCCGACACCGCCGCGGAGAACCTCTTCGGCCTGGGCCAGGACTGGGACCTGTTGGAGCTGGCCATCACGGTGGCAGCCTCCGTCGGCCGGGAGGCGTGGGAGGCCGGCTATCCGGTGGGACTCTACAGCAACGCCCTCATCGGCGCCCGCCACGTGCGCATCCGCCCTCGCACCGGCCCCCGCCAGCTCCCCATCCTGCTGGAGGCCCTGGCCCGCATCGACAGCCGGGGGCGCTGGCCCATCGCCAACGTCCTCCAGACGGAGACAGCCAGCCTGCCCTACGGCAGTACCGTGGTCCTGGTCACCGCCCTCCTGGACGACCGGCTGGAGCGCCTCCTGCTGGACCTGCCCCGGCGAGAGCTGGGGGTGGCGCTGATCACCCTGGGCCGGGCACGCCCCAGTCGGCCCCTGGTCAACGTCCGCCATTTTCATGTGGGTACGGAGAAGAAGTGGGATGAACTGGAAACGCTGGCACTGGCTGGATGA
- a CDS encoding AAA family ATPase: MIDVSPVQQLAQAVHQNVSRVIVGKETVVDLLLIALLCEGHVLLEDVPGIGKTTLAKTLARSVGGSFQRIQFTPDLLPSDITGVSVYNQKTGDFEFRPGPVMAQIVLADEINRAGPRTQSALLEAMEERQITVDGVTRPLPYPFLVLATQNPIELEGTFPLPEAQVDRFLMRLDLGYPEREEERQILRRFRTQNPLNELQPVVTTDQIQAANRLCREVFVHPVLEDYLLDLAQATRTAESLSLGVSPRGTLALYRASQAAAALQGRNYVIPDDIKQLAMPVWAHRLVPALETRLHEQRVEAVLQGILERTPVPVEEVWQAETEPS, from the coding sequence TTGATCGACGTCAGCCCTGTCCAACAACTGGCCCAGGCCGTCCACCAGAATGTCTCCCGAGTCATCGTGGGCAAGGAAACAGTGGTCGACCTGTTGCTCATCGCACTACTATGCGAAGGGCACGTGCTGCTGGAAGACGTGCCCGGCATCGGCAAAACCACCCTGGCCAAAACCCTGGCCCGCTCCGTGGGCGGCTCCTTCCAACGCATCCAGTTCACGCCGGACCTGCTGCCTTCCGACATCACCGGCGTGAGCGTCTACAACCAGAAGACCGGCGATTTCGAGTTTCGCCCCGGCCCGGTCATGGCCCAGATCGTCCTGGCCGACGAGATCAACCGGGCCGGCCCCCGCACCCAGTCCGCCCTGCTGGAAGCCATGGAGGAACGTCAGATCACCGTGGACGGCGTCACCCGCCCCCTCCCCTATCCCTTCCTGGTCCTGGCCACCCAGAACCCGATAGAGCTGGAGGGGACCTTCCCCCTGCCCGAAGCCCAGGTGGACCGCTTCCTCATGCGCCTGGACCTGGGTTACCCGGAACGGGAGGAGGAACGCCAGATCCTGCGCCGCTTCCGCACCCAAAACCCTTTGAACGAGCTCCAGCCGGTGGTCACCACCGACCAGATCCAGGCCGCCAACCGCCTCTGCCGGGAGGTCTTCGTCCACCCGGTGCTGGAGGACTACCTGCTGGACCTGGCCCAGGCCACCCGCACGGCGGAGAGCCTCAGCCTGGGCGTCAGCCCCCGGGGCACCCTGGCCCTCTACCGGGCCAGCCAGGCAGCCGCCGCCCTCCAGGGCCGCAACTACGTGATCCCGGACGACATCAAGCAGCTGGCCATGCCCGTCTGGGCCCACCGCCTGGTGCCCGCGCTGGAAACCCGCCTCCACGAGCAACGGGTGGAAGCGGTGCTCCAGGGCATCCTGGAACGGACCCCCGTGCCCGTGGAAGAAGTCTGGCAGGCAGAAACAGAGCCATCATGA
- a CDS encoding ABC transporter ATP-binding protein — protein sequence MMAPENVPENVIEVRRLTRRFGDQIAVNGVSFSVRRGEVFAFLGPNGSGKSTTIRMLCGILLPTSGEGHVLGFDIVRHSEQIKQHIGYMSQRFALYEDLSVWENLEFYAGVYNVPRGQRRARLEELVAMAGLEGRKRQLAGQLSGGWKQRLALGCAIVHRPPLLFLDEPTAGVDPVSRRHFWMMIHGLAHQGVTVFVTTHYLDEAEHANRVAMIYNGVLRALASPAELKRSALQGQLLNVRCDAPFAAATLLESLPGVHDVALHGNDIHALVDGADGVMEQIRGALEEAGITVHEIQAIPPSLEDVFISLIGSARSRENG from the coding sequence ATGATGGCCCCAGAGAACGTGCCGGAGAACGTGATCGAGGTCCGCCGCCTGACCCGGCGCTTTGGCGATCAGATTGCCGTCAACGGCGTCAGCTTCTCGGTGCGTCGGGGGGAAGTCTTCGCCTTCCTGGGCCCCAACGGCTCAGGCAAGAGCACCACCATCCGCATGCTCTGTGGCATCCTCTTGCCCACCAGCGGAGAGGGCCATGTGCTGGGCTTCGACATTGTGCGCCATAGCGAACAGATCAAGCAGCACATCGGCTACATGAGCCAGCGCTTTGCGCTATACGAAGACCTCTCCGTGTGGGAGAACCTGGAGTTCTACGCGGGGGTGTACAACGTGCCCCGGGGCCAGCGGCGGGCCCGCCTGGAGGAGCTTGTTGCCATGGCCGGGCTGGAGGGGCGGAAGCGCCAACTGGCCGGCCAGCTTTCCGGCGGCTGGAAGCAGCGGCTGGCCCTGGGGTGCGCCATCGTCCACCGTCCCCCCCTGCTCTTCCTGGACGAACCCACCGCGGGCGTGGATCCGGTATCCCGACGCCACTTCTGGATGATGATCCACGGCCTGGCCCATCAGGGGGTGACCGTCTTCGTCACCACCCACTACCTGGACGAGGCCGAGCATGCCAACCGGGTAGCCATGATCTACAACGGCGTCTTGCGGGCCCTGGCCTCGCCGGCGGAGCTCAAGCGAAGTGCACTGCAGGGCCAGTTGCTCAACGTACGCTGCGACGCGCCCTTCGCTGCGGCGACGCTGCTGGAGAGCCTGCCGGGCGTCCACGACGTTGCGCTCCACGGCAACGACATCCACGCGCTGGTGGACGGCGCGGACGGCGTCATGGAGCAGATCCGTGGGGCCCTGGAAGAGGCCGGCATCACCGTCCACGAGATCCAGGCCATTCCGCCGTCCCTGGAGGATGTCTTCATCAGCCTCATCGGCAGCGCCAGATCCCGAGAGAATGGGTGA
- a CDS encoding ABC transporter permease has product MGSRLLAIIRKEFIQIRHDRRTLAMIVVLPVMQLLIFGYAINTVVDHIATIVLDEAEDPDSRAFIAALENSVYFDVVASARSRAELAAAIDRGEAHVGLHIPPDFGRQLLRGEAGVAQLIIDGSDPNTAQTALFAAGMVAQAVVPQLPGRAARAGGLPLAAGPVGGIDLRPVVLYNPRMLSVNFMVPGIIALILQFQTLLLTAFAIVGERERGTLEQLIVTPIKPWELMLGKILPYTATASIATAMALLAARVLFGVTVAGSLLLLALLSVIFLLGSLGTGLLVSTVSRTQAQALQTAMFIVLPSILLSGFLYPRETMPFVVQKLGLLIPMTYYLQILRGIMLKGVGLEVLWPNVWPLTVFGIIVFTLSAWRFQKRIG; this is encoded by the coding sequence ATGGGCTCCAGGCTCCTCGCCATCATCCGCAAGGAATTCATCCAGATCCGCCACGACCGGCGCACCCTGGCCATGATTGTGGTGCTGCCGGTGATGCAGCTGCTCATCTTCGGCTACGCCATCAACACCGTGGTGGACCACATCGCCACCATCGTCCTGGACGAGGCAGAGGATCCCGACAGCCGGGCCTTTATCGCGGCCCTGGAGAACAGCGTCTACTTCGACGTGGTAGCCAGCGCCCGCTCCCGGGCCGAGCTGGCCGCCGCCATCGACCGGGGGGAGGCCCACGTGGGCCTGCACATCCCGCCGGACTTCGGTCGCCAGCTGTTGCGGGGGGAGGCGGGCGTGGCCCAACTGATTATCGACGGTTCGGATCCCAACACCGCGCAGACGGCCCTCTTTGCCGCCGGCATGGTGGCCCAGGCTGTGGTGCCCCAGCTCCCGGGCCGGGCCGCGCGGGCCGGGGGCCTTCCCCTGGCGGCCGGCCCGGTGGGCGGCATTGATCTGCGGCCGGTGGTGCTCTACAACCCCCGCATGTTGAGTGTCAACTTCATGGTGCCCGGCATCATCGCCCTGATCCTCCAGTTTCAGACCCTGCTGCTGACCGCCTTCGCCATCGTGGGCGAGCGGGAACGGGGCACCCTGGAGCAGCTCATCGTCACGCCCATCAAGCCCTGGGAGCTGATGCTGGGCAAGATTTTGCCTTACACAGCTACCGCATCCATCGCCACGGCCATGGCCCTCCTTGCGGCCCGGGTGCTCTTTGGGGTAACCGTAGCGGGCAGCCTGCTCCTGCTGGCCCTCCTCTCGGTCATCTTCCTGTTGGGCTCCCTGGGCACCGGCCTGCTGGTCTCCACCGTCTCCCGCACCCAGGCCCAGGCCCTGCAGACAGCCATGTTCATCGTCCTGCCCTCCATCCTGCTTTCGGGCTTCCTCTACCCCCGGGAGACCATGCCCTTCGTGGTCCAAAAGCTGGGGCTGCTCATTCCCATGACCTACTACCTGCAGATCCTGCGGGGCATCATGCTCAAGGGGGTGGGGTTGGAGGTGTTGTGGCCCAACGTCTGGCCCCTCACCGTCTTTGGCATCATCGTCTTCACCCTCAGCGCCTGGCGCTTCCAGAAACGGATCGGATGA
- a CDS encoding efflux RND transporter periplasmic adaptor subunit, protein MAQQPRTKPAPPATPESPPGKQNGQPTGPLAPPPAPTAVAPAEPSRRRHGRSPAILAILLVLLLATAAWWIGAGRPAPTQLLPWPWQEPAGPLVASGTLEADEILVGSEIAGRIVSLVQEGQPVQADQILAQLDDSLIQIQIRQANVAARQQLEVQLEHYRLRSPIDGVVMRVPMHVGEVVSPGQTVAAVADLSSLKLTAYVLERDLGQVRVGQPVAVTVDPFPDRTFPGVVTGINQRAEFTPRNVQTRSDRLNLVFGVRIRVENPEGLLKPGMPADATFLEP, encoded by the coding sequence ATGGCCCAACAGCCCCGCACCAAACCTGCGCCTCCAGCCACGCCGGAATCGCCGCCGGGCAAACAGAACGGCCAGCCCACCGGCCCCCTGGCTCCGCCACCGGCCCCGACAGCGGTCGCACCGGCGGAGCCATCCCGACGCCGCCACGGCAGATCGCCGGCGATCCTGGCCATCCTCCTGGTGCTCCTGCTGGCCACCGCCGCATGGTGGATCGGGGCCGGTCGCCCTGCGCCCACGCAGCTGTTGCCCTGGCCCTGGCAGGAACCGGCCGGCCCCCTGGTGGCCTCGGGCACCCTGGAGGCGGATGAGATCCTGGTGGGTTCCGAAATCGCTGGACGCATCGTCAGCCTGGTCCAGGAGGGGCAGCCCGTCCAGGCGGACCAGATACTGGCCCAACTGGACGACTCCCTGATCCAAATCCAGATTCGCCAGGCCAACGTGGCCGCTCGACAGCAGTTGGAGGTGCAGCTGGAGCACTACCGCCTGCGCTCGCCCATCGACGGCGTGGTCATGCGGGTGCCCATGCACGTGGGGGAGGTGGTATCGCCCGGGCAGACGGTGGCTGCGGTCGCGGACTTGAGCAGCCTCAAGCTCACGGCGTACGTCCTGGAGCGGGACCTGGGCCAGGTGCGGGTCGGCCAGCCCGTCGCAGTCACGGTGGATCCCTTCCCCGACCGCACCTTCCCCGGCGTGGTCACCGGCATCAACCAGCGGGCCGAGTTCACCCCCCGCAATGTCCAGACCCGCAGCGACCGGCTAAACCTGGTCTTCGGCGTTCGAATTCGGGTGGAAAACCCCGAAGGCCTGCTCAAGCCGGGCATGCCGGCCGACGCCACCTTCCTGGAACCCTGA